One segment of Triticum aestivum cultivar Chinese Spring chromosome 2A, IWGSC CS RefSeq v2.1, whole genome shotgun sequence DNA contains the following:
- the LOC123190448 gene encoding LRR receptor-like serine/threonine-protein kinase FLS2, producing MVARHTWPLPLVLAVLAAALLVAAPAVADASAPVHLEALLAFKKGVTADPLGALSDWMAGAGDAVRGGVPRHCNWTGVACDGAGRVTSIQLLQTQLQGALTPFLGNISTLQLLDLTENGFTGAIPPQLGRLGQLQQLVLAENGFAGGIPPELGDLASLQLLDLSNNSLSGGIPSSLCNCSAMWALGVDINNLTGQIPSCIGDLDKLQIFEAFMNNLDGELPPSFAKLTQMKSLDLSANKLSGSIPQEIGNFSHLWILQMSENRFSGPIPSELGRCKNLTRLNIYSNRFTGAIPRELGELVNLEELRLYDNALSSEIPSSLRRCTSLLALQLSMNQLTGSIPPELGELRSLQTLTLHANRLTGTVPTSLTNLVNLTYLSLNQNSLSGRLPENIGSLQNLQKLVVHANSLSGPIPASIANCTMLSNASMSNNEFTGHLPAGLGRLKELAFLSVGANSLTGGIPEDLFDCGSLRTLDLAWNNFTGGLNRRVGQLGELRRLLLQWNALSGTIPEEIGNLTNLIDLKLGGNRFAGRVPASISNMSSSLQVLDLSHNRLNGALPDELFELRQLTILDLGSNRFAGAIPAEVSNLRSLSFLDLSKNRLNGTFPAGLGGHEQLLTLDLSHNRLSGAIPGAAVAAMSTMQMYLNLSNNAFTGPIPREVGGLTMVQAIDLSNNQLSGGIPATLAGCKNLYSLDLSANNLVGTLPAGLFPQLDLLTTLNVSHNDLDGEINPDMAALKHIQTLDLSSNAFAGTIPPALANLTSLRELNLSSNHLEGPVPDTGVFRNLSVSSLQGNPGLCGWNLLAPCHAAGAGKPRFSRTGLVVLVVLLVLALLLLFSLVTILVVGCRRYKKKRVKSDGSSHLSETFVVPELRRFTYGELESATGSFDQGNVIGSSSLSTVYKGVLVEPGGKAVAVKRLNLEQFPAMSDKSFLTELATLSRLRHKNLARVVGYAWEAFKMKALVLEYMDNGDLDGAIHGPDAPRWTVAERLRVCVSVAHGLVYLHSGYGFPIVHCDVKPSNVLLDADWEARVSDFGTARMLGVHLTDAAAPDSATSSTFRGTVGYMAPELAYMRGATPKADVFSFGVLVMELFTKRRPTGNIEEDGVPMTLQQLVGNALSRGLEGVAGVLDSGMKVATEIELSTAADALRLASSCAEFEPADRPDMNGVLSALLKMSRACGGD from the exons ATGGTGGCTCGTCACacttggccgctgccgctcgtgCTCGCTGTCCTGGCGGCGGCATTGCTCGTGGCGGCGCCGGCCGTGGCGGACGCGTCGGCGCCCGTGCACCTCGAGGCGCTGCTGGCGTTCAAGAAGGGCGTCACCGCCGACCCGCTCGGCGCGCTGTCCGACTGGATGGCGGGGGCTGGCGACGCCGTCCGCGGCGGGGTGCCGCGCCACTGCAACTGGACCGGCGTCGCCTGCGACGGCGCGGGCCGCGTCACGTCCATCCAGCTGCTCCAGACCCAGCTCCAGGGCGCGCTCACGCCGTTCCTCGGCAACATCTCCACGCTCCAGCTCCTCGACCTCACCGAGAACGGCTTCACCGGCGCCATCCCGCCGCAGCTCGGCCGCCTCGGCCAGCTCCAGCAGCTCGTCCTCGCCGAGAACGGCTTCGCCGGCGGCATCCCCCCGGAGCTCGGCGACCTGGCGAGCCTGCAGCTCCTGGACCTCAGCAACAACTCCCTCAGCGGCGGCATCCCGAGCAGCCTCTGCAACTGCTCGGCGATGTGGGCGCTCGGCGTGGACATCAACAACCTCACCGGCCAAATCCCGTCATGCATCGGCGATCTGGACAAACTCCAGATATTCGAGGCCTTTATGAACAATCTCGACGGTGAGCTTCCGCCGTCATTCGCCAAGCTCACGCAGATGAAGTCGCTGGACCTCAGCGCCAACAAGCTGTCCGGCTCGATCCCGCAGGAGATCGGGAACTTCTCGCACCTCTGGATTCTTCAGATGTCGGAAAACCGTTTCTCCGGCCCAATCCCGTCGGAGCTCGGCCGGTGTAAGAACCTCACCAGGCTCAACATATACAGCAACCGATTCACCGGCGCCATCCCTCGCGAGCTTGGGGAGCTCGTGAACCTGGAGGAGTTGCGCCTGTACGACAACGCGCTGTCGTCCGAGATCCCGAGCTCGCTCCGGCGGTGCACGTCGCTGCTGGCGCTGCAGCTGTCCATGAATCAGCTGACCGGCTCGATCCCACCGGAGCTCGGCGAGCTCCGGTCGCTGCAGACACTGACACTCCACGCCAACCGGCTCACCGGCACGGTTCCGACGTCTCTGACGAATCTTGTCAACCTTACATACCTGTCGCTCAACCAGAACTCTCTGTCTGGCCGGCTGCCGGAGAACATCGGGTCGCTCCAGAATCTCCAGAAGCTCGTCGTCCACGCCAACTCCCTCTCCGGCCCGATCCCAGCGAGCATCGCCAACTGCACGATGCTCTCCAACGCGAGCATGTCAAACAACgagttcacgggccacctgcctgcTGGGCTTGGCCGGCTAAAGGAACTCGCGTTCCTTTCAGTTGGCGCCAACTCGCTGACCGGAGGCATACCGGAGGACCTGTTCGACTGCGGCAGCCTCCGCACGCTGGACCTGGCGTGGAACAACTTCACCGGTGGTCTGAACCGCCGCGTCGGCCAGCTCGGCGAGCTCAGACGGCTGCTTCTGCAATGGAACGCGCTGTCGGGGACGATACCGGAGGAGATCGGCAACCTGACGAACCTCATCGACCTGAAGCTCGGCGGGAACCGGTTCGCCGGCCGAGTACCGGCGAGCATCTCCAACATGTCGTCTTCCCTTCAGGTGCTGGACCTGTCGCACAACCGCCTCAACGGCGCCCTGCCCGACGAGCTCTTCGAGCTCCGGCAGCTCACCATCCTCGACCTTGGGTCGAACAGGTTCGCCGGCGCGATCCCCGCCGAGGTCTCCAACCTCCGGTCGCTCTCGTTCCTCGACCTTTCGAAGAACAGGCTGAACGGCACGTTCCCCGCCGGGCTCGGTGGCCACGAGCAGCTCCTCACGCTGGACCTGTCGCACAACCGCCTCTCCGGCGCGATCCCCGGCGCAGCGGTCGCGGCCATGAGCACCATGCAGATGTACCTCAACCTGTCCAACAACGCGTTCACGGGCCCGATACCACGGGAGGTGGGCGGGCTCACGATGGTCCAAGCCATCGACCTGTCGAACAACCAGCTCTCCGGCGGCATCCCGGCGACGCTGGCCGGCTGCAAGAACCTGTACTCGCTCGATCTCTCGGCCAACAACCTCGTCGGCACCCTCCCGGCCGGTCTCTTCCCCCAGCTCGACCTCCTGACGACCCTCAACGTCTCCCACAACGACCTCGACGGAGAGATCAACCCTGACATGGCCGCGCTGAAGCACATTCAGACGCTTGACCTGTCGAGCAACGCGTTCGCCGGGACCATACCGCCGGCGCTGGCGAACCTGACGAGCCTGAGGGAGCTCAACCTGTCTTCCAACCACTTGGAGGGCCCCGTGCCGGACACCGGAGTGTTCAGGAACCTGAGCGTGTCGAGCCTGCAGGGCAATCCCGGCCTCTGCGGGTGGAACCTCCTCGCGCCGTGCCACGCCGCCGGCGCTGGGAAGCCGCGGTTCTCGAGGACAGGGCTCGTGGTGCTCGTCGTGCTGCTGGTGCTGgcgttgctgctgctcttctcacTCGTGACGATTCTAGTTGTTGGCTGCCGGCGATACAAGAAGAAGAGGGTGAAGTCTGACGGCTCCTCCCATCTGTCGGAGACCTTCGTCGTGCCGGAACTGAGGAGATTCACATACGGCGAGCTGGAGTCGGCCACCGGCTCGTTCGACCAAGGCAACGTGATCGGGAGCAGCAGCCTGAGCACGGTGTACAAGGGCGTGCTCGTCGAGCCGGGCGGCAAGGCCGTCGCCGTGAAGCGGCTCAACCTGGAGCAGTTCCCGGCCATGTCGGACAAGAGCTTCCTCACGGAGCTCGCGACGCTGAGCCGGCTGAGGCACAAGAACCTGGCGCGGGTGGTCGGGTACGCGTGGGAGGCCTTCAAGATGAAGGCCCTGGTCCTCGAGTACATGGACAACGGCGACCTCGACGGCGCGATACACGGCCCCGACGCGCCGCGGTGGACGGTGGCGGAGCGGCTGCGCGTGTGCGTCTCCGTGGCGCACGGGCTCGTGTACCTGCACTCCGGCTACGGATTCCCCATCGTGCACTGCGACGTCAAGCCCTCCAACGTCTTGCTGGACGCCGACTGGGAGGCGCGCGTCAGCGACTTTGGCACGGCGCGGATGCTGGGCGTCCACCTGACGGACGCGGCCGCGCCCGACTCGGCGACGTCGTCGACGTTCCGGGGCACCGTCGGGTACATGGCACCAG AGTTGGCGTACATGCGGGGCGCCACGCCGAAGGCGGACGTGTTCAGCTTCGGTGTCCTGGTGATGGAGCTGTTCACCAAGCGGAGGCCGACGGGGAACATCGAGGAGGACGGCGTGCCGATGACGCTGCAGCAGCTCGTCGGCAACGCGCtctccaggggcctcgagggcgtCGCCGGCGTGCTGGACTCCGGCATGAAGGTGGCCACCGAGATAGAGCTGTCCACGGCCGCCGACGCGCTGCGCCTGGCATCGTCGTGCGCCGAGTTCGAGCCCGCGGACCGGCCCGACATGAACGGCGTGCTCTCGGCGCTCCTCAAGATGAGCAGAGCCTGTGGAGGAGACTAG